Below is a genomic region from Bacillus mycoides.
ACATACAAATATAAACAAAATAAGGTGAAGATTGGTCCGTAGTGTATAAATGATGTCCAAATATCAGTTAGTGTATAAGAATGATTCAATAAAAATACGGGAAGATCTTCTTGCGTAGGCGAGAAAGAATGAACTTTTTCATAAAATGGTCCCCAAAATATAAAAGTGAAAATAGGAGCGAGAATACTTTGGATAATTCGAGCTAAAAAATATGGTTTAAAGCGGATATCTGTCTCCGCTAATATGCTTGCTACTTGTGCCTGAATAGAAAGACCGCTAAATGCTAAAATGAAGCTTGTTACCATCGCTTGTTGAAGAAGTGTTGATTCATTAATTTGACTAATCATTTGGCTTCCAAGCGTCATTTCAAAAATACCGGATAATATCGGAATACTAAATTGGGATGTAAGTTGGAAGAATGATAAAATATGTTGCATAATAAAAGAAAGCGCTTCTGTAATTTTGAAAACAGTAATCATTTTATTTAAAACAGAGAATAAAATAATAAACCCACCAATCATGAGCAATGTTTGAATAGAAGAAACGATAGCGTCACCGAGTAGTTTTCCGATTGGTCTTTTTTCTTGCATACGTGTTTGGTGGAGGATGGAAAAAGGGTTTTGAAAGGCACGCTTTTGATTCGTATGTTTGTCTTTTATGTAAGTATCGTTATTACCATAAAAGCGCATAAGTAATCCGACGATAAAGTTACTTATATAATGTGCTGCTGCTAATACGAGTCCTAATTTCGGATTATTGAAAAAACCAATAGAAACCGCTCCGAAAATAAAAAGTGGATTAGAAGAATTTGTGAAAGATACGAGTCGTTCCGCTTCAATTTGTGTTAGTTGATTGCTCTTGCGTAGTCTAGCGCTTAATTTGGCGCCAGCGGGGAATCCTGAAGCCATTCCCATTGCCCAAACAAATCCGCCTACCCCTGGAACACGAAACAGTGGACGCATTAGTGGTTCTAATATAACACCGATAAATTTTACAATACCAATACTGATTAGAAGTTCCGCAATGATGAAAAACGGTAGTAGTGAAGGGAATACAACTTCCCACCATATATTTAACCCGCGAATTGAAGCTTGCAAAGCATCTTGGGGGTGAAGTACAAGAGAAAAGGTTAAAAATAACATTGATATGGTAAGAAAAGCAGTTTTCCATTTTTCGTACATGTAAGAAAATCCCCCTTTGTCCCAAAAACGTTCATTTCAGTATACGTGGATATGTGGTGAATTTAGACCATAAGTATGAAAAAGGAATGAAAAAAATTAAAGGGTGAGAAAAATGAAGGAACCAAAAATCGGTTTAGCGCTTGGATCCGGAGGTGCAAAAGGTTTTGCTCACATAGGGGTAATAAAAGTGTTGAGGGAAGCTGGCATCCCTATTCACATGATAGCAGGTAGTAGTATAGGGGCATTAATTGGTACATTTTATGCAGCGAGTTGTAACGTTGAAAGACTGTATAAATTGGCAGCTGTTTTCAAAAGGAAATATTATTTGGATTTTACAGTTCCTAAAATGGGATTTATTGCTGGAAAACGTATTAAAGATATGATTAAAATGTTTACATATAATAAAAATTTAGAAGAGTTAGATATCCCGACAGCTGTTGTGGCTACTGACATTTTGAAGGGGGAGAAAGTTGTTTTTACAAGTGGTCCGATTGCGGAGGCGGTTCGAGCTAGTATATCTGTACCAGGGGTGTTTGTTCCAGAAAAAATAGATGGCCGCTTATTAGTGGATGGAGGGGTAATTGACCGTATTCCAGTATCGGTTGTAAAAGATTTAGGTGCTGATATTGTTATTGCTGTTGATGTATCTCCAATTAAGGTGAATGGAGAGGTTACATCGATTTATGATGTAATTATGCAAAGTATTGAAATTATGCAACATGAACTTGTGATGAATCGGCAAATAGCATCAGATTTAATGATGCGGCCAGCAGTGGAACAATTTAGTTCGCGTGCTTTTACACATATTGAAGACATTATTAGGGTCGGAGAAGTGGAAGCGGAAAAACATATTTCAAACATTTATTTACTAATTGAGCAGTGGAAGGAGAAACATAATGTTTAAGCGTTTTCGGTTTATATATGCAATTTTAATAGGGGTTATATTGGCGATGCTACTTGTTTATGTGCGCTTGCCGTATTATGTGACAAAACCAGGTATGGCCGCGAAATTAGCGCCGTACGTGCAAGTTGACGGTGGAACTAAAGAGTCTGGCGATTTCATGCTTGTCACTGTCTCAATGGGACCTGCTAATGTGGTGAACTTAATAGCCGCGCAATTTAATAAATATACACACGTTTCGAAGGCGGAAGAAATATTGCAAAAAGGCGAGAGTGATGAAGAATATCAATTTCGCCAAAATTATGCAATGAAAGATTCGCAAAATGCAGCAATCTATAATGCTTATAAACGTGCAAATCGCTCTGTTTCTTTTGAAAATAAAGGTGTACTGGTTGCTGGTGTAGCAAAGGGTATGCCGTCAGAGGGAAAGCTTAAGCTTGGAGATGTTATTATAGCTGTCGATGGAAAAATATTCGACAAGACGGAACAATTTATTGAGTATATGACAGGGAAAAAAGAAGGGGACACAGTAAATATTGAATACAAGCGGGGCGGAAAACAGTTTAAAGAAAATTTAAATGTAAAGACGATCCCTAATGGGAATGGACGCGTCGGTATAGGGGTCTCTATCGTTACAGAAAGAGAGTTAGTAGTAGATCCGAAAGTGAAAATCGATTCCCATGAAATAGGCGGTCCATCAGCGGGGTTAATGTTTACACTAGAAATTTATAATCAGCTCGTTGAAGAAGATTTAACAAACGGACATGAAATTGCTGGAACAGGTACAATCAATGATAAAGGAGAAATTGGTCCAATTGGTGGTATTCAGCAAAAAGTAGTAGCTGCTAGTGATGCGGGAGCTGAAGTGTTTTTTGCGCCAAATGAAAAAGGTGTAGAGAAATCGAATTATAAAGATGCTCTTGAAGCTGCGAAAGATATTAAAACGAAGATGAAAATTGTACCGGTGGACACACTGGATGATGCATTAACTTATTTGGAAAAAATGGGTAAAACAAAGTGAACCTCTCTGAAGAAGAGAGGTTTTTCTTATAGGAATTTTTTCGTTATTTCATCATAACGAATTGGATGATGCGTTGCGTCTTGTTTTAGCAGTTGTGTCCGCAAAGGTTCTTGCATTATGGAGAAATATACAGCATTTGATTTTCGTTCTATATCTAAAGTTGGATGTTCGAATGTTTTTGTATGAGTAAGGATTGGGAGTTCTATTTTTTTCTTATTTCTAGAAAGATAAGTTTGTCCTTTTTGTGACATTCCGAGAAGACGGATATACGGCGCATGTTGCTCTATATTTGCTTTGTGTATTTCTTCCTTCGTTGTATTTGTTAAAATATGTGTACAAGCTCTTTGCAATCTAGTCCATGTATAACGTTTTGTTTTTAATGCTTCCATGAATGAATAGAAAGATGAACTGTTTTGTATTTTTGATAAAATACGATGCTCTAAACCTTCTTCCATTTCATATATATGTTGTAAGTCCTCTGAAGACATCG
It encodes:
- the ylbJ gene encoding sporulation integral membrane protein YlbJ; this translates as MYEKWKTAFLTISMLFLTFSLVLHPQDALQASIRGLNIWWEVVFPSLLPFFIIAELLISIGIVKFIGVILEPLMRPLFRVPGVGGFVWAMGMASGFPAGAKLSARLRKSNQLTQIEAERLVSFTNSSNPLFIFGAVSIGFFNNPKLGLVLAAAHYISNFIVGLLMRFYGNNDTYIKDKHTNQKRAFQNPFSILHQTRMQEKRPIGKLLGDAIVSSIQTLLMIGGFIILFSVLNKMITVFKITEALSFIMQHILSFFQLTSQFSIPILSGIFEMTLGSQMISQINESTLLQQAMVTSFILAFSGLSIQAQVASILAETDIRFKPYFLARIIQSILAPIFTFIFWGPFYEKVHSFSPTQEDLPVFLLNHSYTLTDIWTSFIHYGPIFTLFCLYLYVILLFLRIHKEKPRSL
- a CDS encoding patatin-like phospholipase family protein, whose amino-acid sequence is MKEPKIGLALGSGGAKGFAHIGVIKVLREAGIPIHMIAGSSIGALIGTFYAASCNVERLYKLAAVFKRKYYLDFTVPKMGFIAGKRIKDMIKMFTYNKNLEELDIPTAVVATDILKGEKVVFTSGPIAEAVRASISVPGVFVPEKIDGRLLVDGGVIDRIPVSVVKDLGADIVIAVDVSPIKVNGEVTSIYDVIMQSIEIMQHELVMNRQIASDLMMRPAVEQFSSRAFTHIEDIIRVGEVEAEKHISNIYLLIEQWKEKHNV
- a CDS encoding SepM family pheromone-processing serine protease — protein: MFKRFRFIYAILIGVILAMLLVYVRLPYYVTKPGMAAKLAPYVQVDGGTKESGDFMLVTVSMGPANVVNLIAAQFNKYTHVSKAEEILQKGESDEEYQFRQNYAMKDSQNAAIYNAYKRANRSVSFENKGVLVAGVAKGMPSEGKLKLGDVIIAVDGKIFDKTEQFIEYMTGKKEGDTVNIEYKRGGKQFKENLNVKTIPNGNGRVGIGVSIVTERELVVDPKVKIDSHEIGGPSAGLMFTLEIYNQLVEEDLTNGHEIAGTGTINDKGEIGPIGGIQQKVVAASDAGAEVFFAPNEKGVEKSNYKDALEAAKDIKTKMKIVPVDTLDDALTYLEKMGKTK